A DNA window from bacterium contains the following coding sequences:
- the fmt gene encoding methionyl-tRNA formyltransferase, producing MRIIFMGSPNFALPSLKQLINSEDQIIGVVTQPDRPAGRGHHLKPPPVKDLAITLDIPVWQFTSLKTEEAVDTLKELAPDLIVVVAYGKILPKEILAIPPYGCLNLHASLLPKYRGAAPINWAIIEGETITGVTTMWMDEGLDTGDIVLQAETEITFEETAGELEARLSRRGAELLVETIRLIKQGKASRKKQDEAQAGFAPLIEKEDGIIDWHLPASHIHNLVRGLNPKPGAYTYWHGKRLKVWRTLPSMLSQRTSGAEPGQVVSLNPKKEIMVTCGEGQTIYLLQLQMPGKSRLSDAEFLRGYNIQPGHILG from the coding sequence ATGCGAATCATCTTTATGGGCAGTCCGAATTTTGCCCTTCCGTCCTTAAAACAATTAATAAACAGCGAAGATCAAATAATCGGTGTGGTTACCCAGCCTGATCGCCCAGCCGGTCGGGGACACCATCTCAAACCTCCGCCGGTAAAAGATCTGGCCATAACTCTGGATATCCCGGTCTGGCAATTTACTTCTTTAAAGACGGAGGAAGCGGTAGACACGCTTAAGGAATTAGCTCCGGACCTAATTGTGGTTGTAGCCTACGGGAAGATCCTGCCTAAGGAAATACTCGCCATTCCCCCTTATGGATGTCTTAACCTCCATGCCTCTCTTCTCCCTAAATATCGGGGCGCTGCTCCCATTAATTGGGCGATCATCGAGGGGGAAACTATAACTGGCGTAACTACCATGTGGATGGATGAAGGCCTGGACACCGGAGATATTGTTCTTCAGGCTGAAACCGAAATCACCTTTGAAGAGACAGCGGGTGAGCTTGAGGCTCGATTATCCAGAAGAGGGGCGGAACTGCTGGTAGAAACAATAAGATTGATCAAACAAGGAAAAGCTTCCCGGAAAAAGCAAGATGAAGCCCAGGCCGGTTTTGCCCCCCTTATAGAAAAGGAAGACGGAATCATTGATTGGCATCTACCTGCCAGCCATATTCATAACCTGGTTCGGGGTTTAAATCCAAAGCCAGGGGCTTATACCTATTGGCATGGGAAAAGGTTAAAGGTCTGGCGGACTTTACCCTCGATGCTCAGCCAAAGGACGTCCGGAGCAGAGCCTGGTCAGGTGGTTTCTCTCAACCCGAAAAAAGAGATAATGGTCACTTGTGGTGAAGGGCAAACCATCTATCTATTACAGCTTCAGATGCCTGGCAAGAGCCGCCTTTCCGACGCCGAGTTCCTTCGTGGATACAATATCCAGCCTGGTCACATCCTCGGTTAA
- a CDS encoding helix-turn-helix domain-containing protein: MYEVSLGLQEIEKTHIQKVLDKTKGNKSQAARILKISRPTLDKKIRDYQLYIPTKNQSNEEENNHLFLDPRLNLFAG, translated from the coding sequence ATGTATGAAGTAAGTCTCGGTTTACAGGAAATAGAAAAGACTCATATTCAAAAAGTGTTGGATAAAACCAAAGGGAATAAGAGTCAAGCGGCTCGTATCCTTAAGATATCCAGACCTACCCTGGATAAAAAAATCAGGGATTATCAACTATATATCCCCACAAAGAATCAATCCAATGAAGAAGAAAATAACCATTTGTTTCTTGATCCACGATTGAATCTCTTCGCCGGCTAA